The stretch of DNA AGTTTTCTTGGATTTTTGTTATTGTTCTTGATTGCTGCATTTTCAGGAGTTTCGAGCATACTTCTGAATGAAGTATTGTGGATGTCTCTGTGGATGAATGAAGGAATCACTCTGATCGTCTTCTGAATCAATAACTTCAGAGGATCGGTCCAAGTTGCTACTATCAGTGTCTAGAAAGGGTTTTTCGGGCGATTTTTCGGTTGAATACCCAAAGTGAAGGGGGCGACAAGAGTTGCTATTATCAGTGTCCAGACATACTTCTTTTGAGCTATTTTTCGATTGTAATGCGAAAGTAGAATGACAACGGTAATCTTTTTGTTGCATGTCTGAAGTTGATGAGATACAATCTTCTGCTTTATACCAACGTTAGTTTCTGACAATGGCATATTCTCTTTATCTTTCTGATGTTGGTACGTGATAGTACTAGGAGCAAACGCTATCTCTGGGATAGCTTCTGGGTTGAATGGATAAATTCTTGTTGAAGAAAACCCCGATTTTATATTAAATGATGTCATTGTTTTGTCCTAAACAGTCTAAAAAATTACCCCAAATCTCTGTTTAGTAATAACACGATCCCTATGGATAGAAAAATATTTCATAACTTCATCATTCCAGTAATATTTAAAAGCTCTAAATACAGCTTTGTCCATTGGTTGGAGCTCGTGAGTAGTATTACTAGGTAAACAGTATAAAGTGATTTCGTATCTTTTGGCAGTTTCTACAATAATGTGATCCAAGTGACATCTTGCACCATCAAATATGATAATGCACGGACCAGCAGTCTTAAATTTTGCAAAGTGTTAAAGCCAAactaaaaaagttttaatattgATGCTGCCTTTTGCAGTCATTTGAACAACAGCACCTGGAGGTAATGAGTCAACCCATTCTAGCTTACTACTTTTACCCTTAAAAAGCACCATTGTGATACATGTATTCTTCATGCGCCATTTTGTGCcaaaacttttttgttttgtCCTGAAAGGTTTGTTGCCAAACCTTTCTCGTCTATATTATATATCCTTTCGGGTTTATCGATTATGTACATTTCTCTTAAAATACCTTCCAGCTTAGTAAACTGatcttttacaataaatttattaagcCTTTCTGCCCTAGCCGGTTTTAGGTTTTGTGCTTTCCTAGACCTGATTTAAGGATTTCGCTTCATATAACCACGTAGCCAATAACGACCAGCTATTCCTTTTCTTTCTTGAAAAAGATTTGGGATTTTATTGAGTTTTGTATACCGATATACACACTTACAAAGTACCCTTTCAGTAAGTGGATATTCAATTTGCGATGGACGGATAATACGTTGAACTAATTCTGCTTCTTGAACAAAAGAAATCATATCAATACAGCAAGCAAAATATTTATTGTAGAGTAATATGGCCACAGGAAAATAAATATGGTCATGGCCATATAACTCTACTTTTCACCTGGCCATATTACTCAacactgtattttgatatttgtctaagaaaaatttaataaatcaaatattaTACACTAAAATAAGAACATGTACACGATTATTAAGGTCTACGAAACATGTAAGtacaattaatataataaaaacttacctattaaacgagttatgattttttttttaaatatggaatTAATAACCAGCTTCTACAATGGCGACTGACGTATAGTGAATGTGGGACCATCTGTTTAACAATTTCGAAACTAAATTTGTATTACTATGCTAGTATCAAGATTTCTAttgtttaaacataaaaataggaaATTTGTTAGGTGCCCTTATTACCGTAGGTACATGGCCATATTACGTACACCTACTTTACATACATTTTGACATAAATAAactataatgtatatatatatatatatatatatatatatatatatatatatatatatatatatatatatgtatatatatatatgtatatatatatatttatatatatatatatatatatatatatatatatatctattcaaaatttcaaaattctTGAGGTTTAGGTCAAAAGACTTAGTGATTAAAACACCACTGTACACATATATTTGTAGGTACTTTATTAAAAGATCGAGCTTtcgaaactgttttttttttatcaagaCAACTGAAATATGTTTGAATTAGTTTCATGTCATTATAATCGTAGAAGTACTTATTAAATTAGACTACTAACTTAGTAAAACGTATTGCACTAAACCGCACTACTGCGTCAAATATGGTGGTTAACATGATACAAAGTCTTGATATTGAAACATTCCGACTAAGTGTGTAGTATGCAAATAAGATCACTCTGTTAACTATAAGGGCTGTGTAGTCTACATggaactaatagaaaaaagaagaggaaaccAACAGATCCAAAGAACAACATTCAACAGCCCACATGTACGTAATGAAACAAATGAGCTATACACCACTCTGCAAAACCATCAAAAGACATATGCAAACTTGACAGCACATCAAACCAACCACGAACCAGAACCTAAAACTAATACAGAACAACAACTAATGACATTCCTTAACGAGCTCAAAAATATGTTCTCGCAACTGGTAAGTTCAAATAGAATGAGATTAAACTTACTAACATAATTACTTTCGTAAACCTGGATAAAATAGTTGTACTGCTTATTTCAGAAACCCACTTTGCCGATCTAACTACGTTCAATATTCCACTCTATACCACATACAGCACACCTCACCCGATGGTACAGCTCATTGTGGCTCGACAGTAATCATCGGCAGGTGCATATCACATCATGAATAATTTTCAACAGAAAAAATTCAAGCAGCAATCGTTCAAGTGAATGCAATGCCATGGCACTTTAACATATCTGAAATCTACAGCCCACCTCGTCATGCGGTCTCCACAGATGAATACAAAGCTTTATTCCAATTGCTTGACAGTAAATTCGAAGCCGGAGAGACTAAAATGCGAAACACATACACAGTGCTTAAGACTCACAACAACAGAAGGtcgtaatattttaaaagcaATGATCAAGAACAACTATGATTGCCACACCAGCAGAATCCCTACATACTGGCCGAGTGACCCCTGAAAACTTTCAGATCTACTGGGCTACTACATAATCAAAGGAGTATCCAGAAACAACTGTCTAATAGAATCCAGCTATGATCTCTCATCAGATCATACACCGGTTATTATGAGCAAGAGTAGGTACCACAGTTATAAATAACCCACCCCCTCCTCGACCCAcgttaaaaaaaaatcaactttCAATCCTACCTAAGTATTCAAAAgacattataaaaaatatttaacttctACATTGAATTAAACTGACATGACACGACAGAGTTGCCAACTGACAGATATACTTTATCGACTGACTAAAGTGAGGCATAGAAATAGACAGGaggagtgtgacgtcacaactgtcaattactttccaaacaaaagttgaaatgcccaatctcaagactttttaatttctataaagttaacattttgcttcctctgctgctttttcttttaagtatagtgtttttacgataataccatcataattcagtgttctatttctatagtttaaaagtttaaattaaagacattctaaaaTTTGACTAAATAAAACTAGGGGCGACTAAATTAAGTAATTTTGAAAAAGCTCTCAATGGTGAATTGTCCATACGGGTAGCTCCTCGCTGTTATAATGTGTCTAAAACAACACTTATTAGGCACATgactaaacataaaaatttagAAGGCACAAGTTTTTACAATTGAAGAAGAAAATAGTTTGAAAGATTATTTAATAACAGCAGCACGCTTTCACTATGGCTTGACAAGAATGGAGGTTCGTTGTTTTGCTTACCAATTCGCTCTTGCAAATGATAAAAAGTTTCCATCATCATGGGAGTAAAATGAGAAAGCCGGTAAAGGATGGCTAAGATATTTCCCAAGGCGTTACACAGTAGAATTATCACTTCCAAAAAACCAGAGCCTACAAGCCTAGCAAGATCCAGCTCGTTTAATAAAGCCAATGTCAGCTCATTTTTTACAAATTACAAGAAAGCTCTGTCTCGAAATAAATTTTCTCCACACAAAATTTGGAACTGTGATGAATCTGGTTTTACAACCGTCCATGTCCCTCCTAAAATAATTGGTCCAAAAGGCATAAAACATTTTGGACAGATAACAAGTGGAGAAAGAGGACAGAATATTACTGTAATTGCGGCAGTAAATGCCTCTGGTACTCATATTCCATCTATGATGGTGTTTCCTAGAGTACATTTCAAATCCCATATGTTGAAAGAAGCTCCTGTAGGCACAGTTGGAGGTGCCAATTCATCTGGCTGGTCTAATGAGTCACTTTTTTTGCAGTTGCTGAAGCATTTTAAATGTCATGTACAACCATCTATTGAAGGCCCAGTTATTTTACTTCTTGACAACCATGATAGTCACGTTAATATACCAGTGATTCAGTTTTGTCCAAAAAATAGCATAACATTGGTTACTTTCCATCCTGACACAAGCCACAAGCTTCAGCCTCTCGATAGAACTGTCTTTGGGCCATTGAAAACGTATTACAATACAGCTTGTAGTGAATGGGTGCTTATGCATCCAGGGCAGCCTGTAAGTATCTACGACGTTGCAGAGTTAATAGGGAAAGCATTTCCAAAAGCTTTTTGTCCATCGAATATTCTTAAACGATTTTAATTATCGGGGCTTTATCCCCTTAATGA from Diabrotica undecimpunctata isolate CICGRU chromosome 4, icDiaUnde3, whole genome shotgun sequence encodes:
- the LOC140438921 gene encoding uncharacterized protein, coding for MAKIFPKALHSRIITSKKPEPTSLARSSSFNKANVSSFFTNYKKALSRNKFSPHKIWNCDESGFTTVHVPPKIIGPKGIKHFGQITSGERGQNITVIAAVNASGTHIPSMMVFPRVHFKSHMLKEAPVGTVGGANSSGWSNESLFLQLLKHFKCHVQPSIEGPVILLLDNHDSHVNIPVIQFCPKNSITLVTFHPDTSHKLQPLDRTVFGPLKTYYNTACSEWVLMHPGQPVSIYDVAELIGKAFPKAFCPSNILKRF